The following is a genomic window from Plectropomus leopardus isolate mb chromosome 3, YSFRI_Pleo_2.0, whole genome shotgun sequence.
CCCTGTGCTTTTCCACTTTATAGAACATAACTCTTTTATGGATTGGAATTAGATTAATTTATCTGTGTAGTTTTCTTGAGTTAATACTAATGTCTGATCTAAAATTTATGCGAATAGCTGCATTGGAAATATGCTAACtgaaaaaacccccacaaaaaaacctgCCGAATAACCAGTTCCCCCACTTATACACACcttcatataaacacacacaaaaatacacatgcaAATCAGTATACCTACACATTCACACCAACCCCTAATTATTCTGCActtggagaaaaagaaaattattacaaaTCGGAATATATGCAATTAATGCGAATATGTTATTGCAAGTGGGAATTTTAGATTATAGTATTGAGATATTTTCTGTTGCAATACTGTATCTATACACAATCGCGAAGTATctatattttattacataaaatataaatgttgctAATGTAAACTAAATGTATGCTGCTGTAGTAACGATGACtcatttacagaaaaatctgacatttgaTTGGATGTGGTACATGTTATTCTATCCTTATTAGCATAATAGCAATGTGAGAGGCATTccttaaatgatttaaaacataGTTATTGCAAAGTATTTCGAGATTTTGCAATGCAACATCATTAACTTTAATACCGGTTAATgccttattttaaaataaatgaataatgttacaaattgtaagcacttttagCTATTAATCGATTTTTcctcaaagctcacagcaacatattatacatattttgacatttcatattaattaatcgattaaatttcacatgttcgatTAAACTCTTATCGATCATCATTAAATGTTATCATCCTCAgaatgaatttaatgccttttaagactttttaaggaacCGCGGGAACCCTAACATAGTTAATTCATTTTGAAcaattttcatcaaaaatctatttaatttttttctccattgttTACATAATTTAAACTAAACGGATCATCTTgtttatgcatctttttttaagccttttttcgGGTGACAGCATGTTTATATGCTACTAACAACACCGTCAGTACGTATTTAAACGTCTGTAATATTATCTTAACTTTGCTTTAAACATTTGCTTTGCTAATCATGTCTAAAAATGAGACACTAACTTTACACACTTGAGCTGCACCCGGAACAATGTGGAGGGGACCTCCGTTAGCATGTGCTGCTAGCCCGGAGGCGCTAACAAGCACCGGCGTCAAAAAACTGTGTCCTACCGACGACGATAAAATGTTTAACtggtaataaataaagaaagctTTTACCTCTTGTTGTGGTTGCTCTTGTACCGGGTTGTTCTCCTCTGGAACAGCAGCAACTCCGACCGACAACAACAACACGGCGGCGAGCAGAAACAAGACGCGCACACGCTCAGCCCGTCGCTCTCCTCCGCCGACCGTGAGAGGCATTATGGCTTCCAAAATACCGATCCAACGCTGTTTTCGCTTCGATTAGTCTTCCGTCAATCACTTAATATCATCGGCAACAAATCTGGCTAACTTCATATTAGCCACCTAGCTTTACAATTTGAGGAACTCCTCGGTAATACACGTCACGATCACATCGACCGAGCCAGGGACGAGCAACTCAGGGCGGAAGTTACAGTCCTGCTGCCGCGTTTAGAGAGACATGATTGGACCGTAGCAGGGTGACGTTGGATTCTAAGGTGACGTACGTGCAACGCGGCTCAGTGATTGGACAGTCTCCTTGTCGGTAACAGTATGATGAGGATGGTTGAGTTCGGTGCTTAAAAGACaaacgaggaaaaaaaaagttatcatgATAGGTTGATTGTCTCTAAAAGTGATCATATACACGAACTATAAAGATTAGAGATTAAAATAATGTCTTAtcgttttatatttataatgtgtAATTTTCTCCGTGTTAACTTTTGTGTCTTAAAACATTGTGAATTTTTAACCCTATGGAAACCTGGCCAAATTtgcttgaattctttcaaaaacatgggaatcaGAAGTTatgagttaaaagaaaatgacctacaattgagaaaaaaaaaaaaaaaaaacagaaaaggttaaaaaaaaaaaagtacataataCTACATAATAagtacataataataataataataataataataataataataataataataataatgatgatgatgataataataataatagttagttagttagtttctATTTCTGTATCACGGCAGACTCTAGACCAACCCCATATGGGATTACAAGACACCTTAACAATACAAATCATGTGTCATCATCCGGTTTTACAGActtttttcagggaaaaaagaTACATACAATAAATTAGTTACTCAATAATATGAccaatattctttaaaaaagaatgtacagtgaaaaaaatgtaataataataataataataataatagtaataatatagCTTTCACCTTGTCTCCCTTTTTTCTTCTaataagaaagtaaaaaaaacaaacaaggcaatgacttggaaaaagttctaaaactgtaataattctgcaattacaatataattttatatgtttatttttgatgattataaatatagtttttgttccctagctttttttatctttttttcccacctagATGTTGTTCACTAGCTTTTTAAGAgaaattttgttaatttacaaatttcttgcaatttgttggaacatttctcacaaagttgttcattaaatataaaaacaaacaaaagaataaataaccTAACATGCAAAAGCATTAACTATGTGCACAATGTTTATTCGGAAGACCCCCTGACCACTTTAAATGTCTGAATAatctgcagttatttttttcacaataattaattaatacaaaaatgcatTCCCTTGGTacacttttacaatttttaatcaTGTTGTCAGCCAAAAGTTcagaaaaccaaataatttgtttagggttttatttgcacaaaacaaaaataaatacagcagcaAGTTGTGCATGTGAGATTTATCAAACCCCTGGGGGCTTATAAGGAATCTCACCGCAACAAACATAATAAGCAAATACAAAAGTCATGTCATCAAAAAACCtatagaaacaaacaaaggctGAATAAGCAACATAAATTAAGCATAAACAGGAAATAGATCAAATAATGAAGCAGGAGTGAGTATGTTTGTGTaagtgtatgagtgtgtgtgtgtgtgtgtgagtgagtgagtgaatgcacatgcacaaaggCATACTTATATTCAGACAACTCTTTCtgataaagagagagagtcagTTATAGCCTAATATAACCAGATCAGTCATCAGTCAATTTCATTGCTTTCTAGTGTATTCCTCAAATCTCTGTAGACACACaaagtaagtaaaataaataagtaggCAGAGAGAAATAACACatgaatttttattatttggttaCTTCTACTATTACCTCTAATTTTAGGAGATGAGTTAGTACgctgtaataaaaacaacattttataagTTGCTATAACAAGATAATATTCAGTCAAGGCCTCAATTTCTCTGATTTCTCCATATGctttgaaataaactttttttttaatcaaagaaaaatttaaaacttcCTTATTTTAACATGACTTATGAGTTATAATGTGTTAAGTTTCTATGTCATTATTACATGAATGTACATCAGTATACCAAAAACAAGGTCTTGTAATGATCAAATGATTTGTGgtaacatttcttattttttcacgTCATTCTTGAAGAAACAGGTCACCTGTCATCTGGAGAGACTTTTGTGGTGGAGGAATATTTCTGGTCACTTCACACGTCTGCTGTCAACAACAGTCAGCGCTGTCCTGTGTAGCAGCTTCACCTGGTTGAGAGCACCTTGTCAATCAAGGCTGAGAGAGAGGTGAGTTTAACTCCCACACCGTCACGTCCTCAGACACCTCGTCAATCATTTCTGGGACTTGACAGCTCCCAATAAGGAATGTAAAACAGAGGACAGTAATAGTACCTATTCAAAGCACAAAGGGtataaatgcttttcttttctttgggtATGACTCATATTTGCTGATATAAAGGTCATGACAAAGCTGTGCTGCCAGCGCCTGGTTGAAGAGCACATAAAGAACAACAAGCCACCAGCTAAGACACAAGCCTCCAAAAACTAAGCTCAGGGAGACGTAGATCAGCAGCTCTGCAAAGTAATGCGGGCACGACACCAGCTCGAACCAGCCTCCCTCTGGCACTCTGTGAGCCAGCGTCTCCACTGTGCCTAAAAGACGccacaaaagacaacaaacagaaaatacatcagaaaaaaagtgcacataacaagcaaattatatataaaagGCAACCAGATGGCGTTTAAAGAGGAAGACAAAAGAGGAACAGAAATAAATGGCGATGATTTACGAGGTGCTGGATTATTATCATGTGTATTATTGAGATTATATTGatatttcgttttttttttaatattgcagtTATTGTCAATACCAGTACATCACAACAACCTCAgtgttaaacaaaaacagcagcataagCTTACCTGACTTTCCAGTGCGAAGCCTGGCCAGCAGGACCATGCACTGATGCTGCATCAGCGAGGCCCAAATGAAAAGTGCAGCTCCAGCCACATGAAACCAGTCcagctgagagaggagagatcCAGTCcctaaaaagaaaagcaaatatgtcaaaactgCAAAGCAGATAGCAAAAAACAGATGTAGAGAGGACTGAGTTCAGTTTAACCTTTTCGCAGACGATCCGAGCAGAGCACCGTCAACCCCAGCACGACGTAATAGCACACGCCGAACACATACTGCACCACGTGTACGGCTCCGtcagagaaaacactgacaaacaggCACTCCAGCAGCCTCCTGAGGGAGTGGacgcagagcagcagctgcaccaGCAGAGTCGACAGCTGTGGGACTACAGACAGTGTGAATATCAATAACAGTGTGAATCAAACAGGAAGACAAACTTTacagtttttatcatttgtcCGACCAGAAGTtccatttttaaagcagttcaCAAACAGGCTGgccaaaaaactaacaaaactttaaaaacaaaagcaaatatttcaatTAAACAACACAACTTGTGATcgaattaataaattatttcaatCAGTCATACTCAAACACAATGGACAACAAAATATAAGACAGCTATCAGTATGAACTGGTTTAATTAGTCTGTGCGATGTGCCAGTGCCATTTGATGATACCtcatatgtccaaaaaaaggcaagaaagcATATCACAGCATGAACTGTATTCTTTTCTTCAAAGGTGATTTTATTAGGAATTAAAGTTCTGCTGTAGTCTGAACCTGCAatttattttgcaactttttaagATGCCCTGttgaaatacagttaaaaaaaagaaaaaagttttcttcagaatcagaaatactttattaaaatTGTGTAAGCTGTGTGTCTTTACAGTTGCTATGATGTAAGCATAGAAGATTAAAGAGGTAGTAATAATTTCAAGTATAAAGTCTAAAAATGCAATATAGAAATATGTGCAATATGCTGCAATATTAATActagtatgtaaaaatattttaaaataaaaatatgtaaaaataaacatataaaagtaTGTCTATGGTGCTACAATGtacaacacaatatatacataaatagaaataagaataagaatctacacaatatatacatatgacatacatacatacatacatacatacatatatgtgttgaatagaataataatattattattattaatgataataataataataataataataataataataataataataataataataataataatcataataataatagtaataataatacacgTTATTTGTaggcacctttaaaaacactgaaagtcaCCTTACAaggcagagttaaaaaaaaaaaacaactgtattaCAACAGATCAGTTAAATTAATGAGACAATTTTACAGtatatgaaaacattatttacaaAGGTTTAATGTGACAGGATCAAGCTGAATAGGGATgaaactgaataataataacttacaTTTAAGAGTTGAATATTGCATGTTTGAATAATTGCAATAATTGCAGTTGAGTCAAGTTTATTTCATCACTtcaaatattccttttttaCCTACATTTGACCTCTTTGATACATGTGTGCAAATAGCAGCACAAAGgtgtattattttacagatgCAGTTTCATACAGGTGCTTTAGAGATTAATTATTAAGCAAATGATTTCTGTTTAACCCAAAAGAATTTGGGGTGTTTCTGCGAGATGTGTGTGAACTGTTTTGAAAATAGTGAAATCAATGAAAAAGTGTCCACGCAATTTACAAGAGAAGACTTTTGCTCTGCTAAGGTGGTGATAATGAAGATAAAGTGTATCCCAGTTTCATTTATTATGTCTTAGCAATCTAgaaacactataaaaaaaataaataaaaaaaaataaataaaaaaaggagccTACCTTGACTGTCAGCACTTGGTACACCCgtcaaaatgtttaataacCCATTCAGCCACGATGGGTGTTGGTGCTGCTGAAATATGAAGTTTAGGTAGAAGGCCAGAAGAAGACTGTTCCAGCCAACAGAGATGGCATAAAAGTGCCAAAACCACctgaaatatggaaaaaaaaaagttgtcacaAGTTATAATTGTTGTGCGTGTTGAACTAAATCACCATCTAcacatttaagattttaaaatataaacaatgaaATGAACCCCTAAAACTTAACATATGGGAGGCGGGTAACTTTTGCAAAACACGTTATATAACTgtacaatttcttttaaaaaaaatacagtaatgtttgttttttaaatgttagttACCTCTTTGGGACGTCAAACGCGCGCAGCCAGTCGTCTCGtttgaggttttgttttgtttttccgtACCGGATAAGATCCTGAAATAACACGTAAATACGACACGTTTCATGTTTTATCGGTAGgtgttgtgatattttatgAACACAAAAAGCTACAAGGAAACAAAACGCCAGAAAAGACCATAAAGCATCAATGAAACTCCAGCTGAGTGACATTTTCCGGATGTAGCATGGTTTGTTTTGTGCGCTGCTGAAAAGAGACCGTCGGAAAACGGTTGCAACAGTTCCGGATGAAATATGAAGGCAGGAGAGATTCCGGGTAGTTATTCAGTCGAAATGATTTAATTGTTTGCTTGgtatatttgtaaaatatgttataGGCTACTCGGCGTTCATAAGAGGAGCTTTGAAGTTTATATACAGACTTTAAGTGAGCAGTGTTGGAAAATGATACAGCAGGTGGCAGCACAACATACAGCAACAAGAGgagccaaaatgaaaacatagacCATAAAGTCAGTGCTAACAACATTTATACATGTGATATTACGCATTGCATTATAGATTCATCATATGTtatgaaacatgagcaaattgtcttaatttctttcatcAACATGAGaggagggcaatgagcaacttaacaaaaaatggcctcaaaattagtagaaagtacctaaaaataagaaaacaaacaaacaaaaaaaacaatcaaacagacataaaaccaccaagaaagtgctaaaatgaaattaattcatTCTACTTTTTTGggaacataatttgaaatatataatcaGGACGattgtaaatacagttttctgggcatatttacattgttttttggataatatctaataGCTGAAGATATTTGCACTGTAACTTCAACTTCTGCACAACTGTACAatccctccattgcaccttttgtacatatattttgtgtttatattccatttttcattttatatttttaaaatgctgatatattttttatcttatttttttaaatgtactatttttattcttcctttatttaaattgttttgcaccaaaacaccaattAAAATTCCTTATATATAAACctaattctgattctgataaagcctatttttgataatttccttgtcaccttttactaggtttttttttttttttttttttttttgcagtctgaaggatatttcttgccaagttgctcattatcaaacaaattttctcaggttttagaggtttaaagacatctgaatgcagcacaagagaaccGATGTCGCTCCAGGTGTTACAGGGTTAAGTCTTTATATTACAGCTCCAGACAAATGTAGAGGTAATTCAATGTAAAACAATGAtgtttccctctgagatgtagcAGAGTAGAAGTGGaaggtgcatgtgtgttttatgtgtcagTGATTGTTCAAAGCAGTTTTCTGGATTGAAAAATCTTCGTCACACTTTGATCTCAGCTGATGTTGACCGACCTCTTGGCCTCTGCACTTCACTCAGGCTCCGTTTTTTGCTGAGCTTTCCTCTTAGTCTCGCTCTGTGTGTTCCTCCGCTCCACAATGCAGTAATGTGTCAGAGGAAgagaagtgtgtttgtgtgaaagacTTGGTGAAGCCTTTGAGGCATTAGATTCCAGGATGCCTCTTAGAGGAGCACAGTATCCTGTCTGAGGAAGTGTGGACCATTTCCTGCTTCCCTCCCTTCTCTGTCCTCAGTGTCCTCTCTTCACTATGCCAAGAGCGGGACCCCCATAAGACCCCCTAAAGACTGCAGTCAGGCTGGTGGTACATTGGCACCACagaatatcataaaaacatatatacaaaATCTCTGAGCCCAAAATAAAtgacacagacaaagaaaaagactaTTACTCTTTCCCCTTTGTTTCTGACACACTGGAGCGTGCAAAGGATCTGGAAGCTCGTGCGCCATTTGGCAAAccctccatgtttttgtgtttctgctaaCAAAACCCAGAAAAACAGAAGTTGCACTGAAAAGTCTGACATTGTAAGTTTAAATATCCTGCTGTTTGTctacaaaacattaaacagcTTTGCCCCGTTTACATTTTGCAACTCGTGTCTCCATGTCACATAGCTGAGCCTGAGACTTTCTGACTGAAGGCTCCTATTTATCCCTAAGCTCACATCTTCCCCCTCTGGTGCATTTTCTCACTCAACTGACCCTTTCAGGagtcaaataataattaaaaaaaaaaaagtaaataaagttagACGATAAGATCAATACGTCAAAGATCTTGTAGCTGCCAGGGCAAAGTGGCTTGAATTCGttcaaaaatgaagaagaagaaaacaatgagcagccaaagaagaaatgagctagaaatgagcaagaaataagtttaaaaaaaaaaaaaggtacccccccacaaaaaaaacccccaaaacaactaaaaaaaacaaaacagcaaactaaaacaaacaaacaaacaaacaaacaaacaaacacagaaaacagggaATGAAAATAATAGAGCTATAATTATGTCCTTATGGGATGTTTTTGTATTAGTGCTGCGGTGTTCTGTTTTTCACATGTGttgtcagtttgtgttgttgtgcatTAAGTTATCTCATCTCGTGCATTCAAGCATTTCCTTCATGTATGTCTGCTttgattttagtcattttaatgcTGCATGCTTTTCCTCTTGTTTCTGCTAAGTTGtgtatatattgttatataCTTTTCTCCTTGTGCcctcttttctgcatcaatcaCAACAATGCAGAGGATAcccaaactctctctctctctctcagtcagcATCCGAGCGCTCTGTGCCCATTCTTCTCTCTTTATTGAATTGTGGGACACTGACCTTTGAAATCCCTCTTGTGATCTCAGAgcataaacacaaactgtgCCAAACAATTTACAGCTTTTTACTCATGAAGACTTTTGAATAGGAGTTGTTTTTCAGCAGAttgtaatgtaaacactgttTCTGAATTCAGATCTATCAAGAACTttccctaaaaacaaaaacaaattagtgctctttatgttttgtttattattcaAAAGAAAGGACAAAATGCTTCATTTAAAGTGTGTTGCAGACACTCAAGACCcaaatttacaaatattttgtaGATATTGTCGAGAGTAATATGTTCCCCAGAACTTTCAGCAtttgtttctcttgtttttccagagattctttaaaaaaatctcttctgtttctttttgagTGGGCCAGAGTTCAAAGCAATCACTTCATGCTCGgtgtggaaaacaaaagcagactgaaaaatggaaaatgttctCTGTTTCCAGCTTTTCCAGAGGTGCAGTTGGTGTGGAGTGCCCTGCAGGAAGTGCTGGTTCGGAGGACGGTGGGCGGTTTAGTGGGCAGAGAGTCCCTGTAGAAGTGACCAGGCCAGGAAACATGTGGATGTAGCGCAGAACATACAACCCCATCATCTCCCTACACCCCCTGAATCCACGCCaacttcaaaaaacacatacacctcctcctcttcctcgttAGGGAGCAGGTGAAATTCTGCTCCCTGCTCTCCTGGTTTGAGTTGGTATTGTCCCAAACTTCCAAACTTTAACAGACATCTTTGGGCAGGTGATAAAACTGGATCCATTTATCAGCCTCGTAAGAAGAGGTCTACTAAATATGACATTGATCATAGTCCTCTGTCTCACAGAGTCACAGTTGTTTCAGTTTGTAACACACACCAACATAACAACAGCCCATAAAcgtaataaaccacaaaatacaaatctgcagcttttaatgtaataatccctCAAATGTAATAGAAGTTGCCAAAGTGATACATAATGCCCTGCACATGTAATAGCTGCTACATTTGCAGAGATTACGTTTGTGGGAAGGTGAAAATCTTCAGCTTTCAAAATTTTAATgaattgttattgttgtttgtttatttacttatacACCTGCCATTAGATTTGAATCAGCTCATTGAAAAAATATCACAGGTTTGGGCAGAGCAGGTCACAACGTGTCAACGCAGCACTCTGAGTAAGTTATGAATAACTTACAGACACATTACGTTCAATATCGGCTCCTGCAGATGTAATAGCTATTACATTccatattacatttattatttttatcttttatctatatatttctataaattcctgtttttaatgagaactcttatgttattgtgtgagtAACACTTTGTCGTGTGTGTCGTACAAatatcatgtgacctataaaagcaaaaaaagtgtttccattgcagttttacaaaatatggcttttttcaaatcacttgaaataccacctcatgcaagtgtaaaaacgaAATTGACAAGTTTcaattatgaatattttatattaacaatttcaatttgcgcaatctAAGGGTGAATGGAAACCAACctacagacatttaaaaaaaattgtcaaagttTTGCACatatctgtaatggaaacccacctagtgtttggtttgtccattctgggctactgtaaaaacaacatggcggaatctgtggaagaggaccccCTTCTCCATATGGCTTCTCCATATGTAACTTATTTTAACGTAACAAACACGCTACAAAACTTTGTATCAGGGGACTATAAACTAATGACAACATGTAATATAAATTACAATTTCTACCAAAGGCttccactaaatcctacatattTTTATTAGCGGTTGTGTTACTGCTAATGTGTAAAGTAACATCTTTACAGCTCTATAAAAGTGAGATTAGCTGCTCCGCTGCTCtcttaaatttaacatttaaagtaaaactcctgacttagtttagtttttgtgcCTTCAGAGGTTTGTCTCGTGTGTGATGGTTTTAACAGTGAGAGAGAGTCGCTCCTCCCCCGCAGGCTGAAGCTGTCTCcatcctcagcagcagctacatGAGGACAAACGGCCGCACTTTACTCTGATCCCCGTCCTCTGTGAGTCCTCTGTCCGTCCTCTGCGGCTCGTTTTCATGAATCTGTGGCGCCGAAAACTTTCTCTGGAGAGGAATATAAAACACCAGAAGTCAATGGATTAGCGCTGAGCGTGTAGGATTATTATTAATGCAGAGACGTTTTTTTTAATCGGATGTTCATGAGGACTTTGTCCATGTCTTCTGTCGGATGATGGCTGAGACAGTGTCCCTCATTCCACTGTTGGGCATTATTCTGAAAATCAGCTGTGTTGCTggtaagaaaataaagttttctatCTTAACTACTAACTTAATCTAAATAGCaaacttgaaaaaagttttgttgtaAAGTTAATTATATATTACACCTGATCattgttatttctgtgtttatttaatgtAGTCTGAATGaatactttttttggtttttgaacAGCTGGATAAGTCTGTTTCggatacattttaaatatgaagaGTTTGCAAAAGTCTTGCAGTGTGTCAGATAATTTCCTCTTCTGGGATAAGTTGAGAAAATGAGGGAAATGTGAGTTACAATTTCAGCAAGTCATCTGGttcatatttgcaaaaaaaaaaaaaaaaaaaaaaaaaaaaaaaaaagaagctaataATGAACTTAAATATACAAATTGCTTTACAGGGACGATATTAtagttagtttagttttagttgagttgagtttaatt
Proteins encoded in this region:
- the srd5a3 gene encoding polyprenol reductase, with translation MSLSWSFIDALWSFLAFCFLVAFCVHKISQHLPIKHETCRIYVLFQDLIRYGKTKQNLKRDDWLRAFDVPKRWFWHFYAISVGWNSLLLAFYLNFIFQQHQHPSWLNGLLNILTGVPSADSQVPQLSTLLVQLLLCVHSLRRLLECLFVSVFSDGAVHVVQYVFGVCYYVVLGLTVLCSDRLRKGTGSLLSQLDWFHVAGAALFIWASLMQHQCMVLLARLRTGKSGTVETLAHRVPEGGWFELVSCPHYFAELLIYVSLSLVFGGLCLSWWLVVLYVLFNQALAAQLCHDLYISKYESYPKKRKAFIPFVL